The following are encoded together in the Raineyella sp. LH-20 genome:
- a CDS encoding ABC transporter ATP-binding protein, which yields MLEVKDLVVAYGRVEAVKGISFAVDEGQIVCLLGTNGAGKTTTLRTVSGLIRPVSGSITFQGRRIDNLPAHRVVQLGIAQSPEGRRLFARMSVEDNLMLGAYTRRDPAGVRADIDKVYSLFPVLGERRQQAAGLFSGGEQQMLAIGRALMSRPRLLMLDEPSMGLSPIMTRTIMRTIAELKATGTTILLVEQNARAALALADQGYVLEVGSVAFADTGAALLADDRVRRTYLGVEAA from the coding sequence GTGCTTGAGGTCAAGGATCTGGTGGTGGCGTACGGTCGGGTCGAAGCGGTCAAGGGCATCTCCTTCGCGGTCGACGAGGGCCAGATCGTCTGCCTGCTCGGGACCAACGGAGCCGGCAAGACCACCACGCTGCGTACGGTCTCGGGACTGATCAGGCCCGTCAGCGGCTCGATCACCTTCCAGGGGCGGCGGATCGACAACCTCCCGGCCCACCGCGTCGTGCAGCTGGGGATCGCCCAGTCACCGGAGGGCCGCCGGCTCTTCGCGCGGATGAGCGTCGAGGACAATCTGATGCTCGGTGCCTACACCCGGCGGGATCCGGCGGGCGTCCGGGCCGACATCGACAAGGTCTACTCGCTGTTCCCGGTGCTGGGGGAGCGCCGCCAGCAGGCCGCCGGGTTGTTCTCCGGCGGGGAGCAGCAGATGCTGGCGATCGGCCGGGCACTGATGAGTCGCCCGCGGCTGTTGATGCTGGACGAGCCGTCGATGGGGCTGTCGCCGATCATGACCCGGACGATCATGCGGACGATCGCCGAGCTGAAGGCGACCGGGACGACCATCCTGCTGGTCGAGCAGAATGCCCGGGCCGCCCTCGCCCTGGCCGACCAGGGCTATGTGCTGGAGGTCGGGTCGGTCGCCTTCGCCGACACCGGCGCTGCGCTGCTGGCCG
- a CDS encoding ABC transporter ATP-binding protein codes for MTPAPMTPAPMTPAPMTPASMTTAADPAGPAGGGARPTDSVPLLEARQVTMQFGGLTAVDRVDLTVHTGEIMGLIGPNGAGKTTFFNCLTGMYRPTSGEVRFAGELLPPRPRRVAVAGVARTFQNIRLFQNMTALENVMVGRYCRTRTNALEAVLRLPRHRREEAETREHALRWLEFVGLEGSADTLARNLPYGDQRRLEIARALATDPRLLLLDEPTAGMNPQETRDAEALITRIRGLGLAILVIEHDMRFIFSLCDRVTCLVRGQVLVAGDPATVQNDPRVIEAYIGAPVDEGETEEDDRA; via the coding sequence ATGACCCCAGCACCGATGACCCCAGCACCGATGACCCCAGCACCGATGACCCCAGCATCGATGACGACCGCCGCCGACCCGGCCGGCCCCGCCGGTGGTGGAGCCCGCCCCACCGATAGTGTCCCCTTGCTGGAGGCCCGGCAGGTGACCATGCAGTTCGGCGGCCTGACCGCCGTCGACAGGGTCGACCTGACCGTGCACACCGGCGAGATCATGGGGCTGATCGGCCCCAACGGGGCCGGCAAGACGACCTTCTTCAACTGTCTGACCGGGATGTACCGGCCGACCTCCGGCGAGGTCCGCTTCGCCGGCGAGCTGCTCCCGCCGAGGCCCCGCCGGGTGGCGGTGGCCGGCGTGGCGCGTACGTTCCAGAACATCCGGCTGTTCCAGAACATGACGGCGCTGGAGAACGTGATGGTCGGCCGCTACTGCCGGACCCGGACCAACGCGCTGGAGGCGGTGCTGCGGCTGCCCCGGCACCGCCGCGAGGAGGCCGAGACCCGCGAGCACGCGCTGAGGTGGCTGGAGTTCGTCGGGCTGGAGGGCTCGGCCGACACGCTGGCCCGCAACCTGCCGTACGGCGACCAGCGGCGCCTGGAGATCGCCCGCGCCCTGGCGACGGATCCCCGGTTGCTGCTGCTGGATGAACCGACTGCCGGGATGAATCCGCAGGAGACCCGTGACGCCGAGGCGCTGATCACCCGGATCCGGGGGCTCGGGCTGGCGATCCTGGTGATCGAGCACGACATGCGGTTCATCTTCAGCCTGTGTGACCGGGTCACCTGTCTGGTCCGCGGTCAGGTGCTGGTGGCGGGTGACCCGGCGACCGTGCAGAACGATCCGCGGGTGATCGAGGCCTACATCGGTGCCCCGGTGGACGAGGGCGAGACGGAGGAGGACGACCGTGCTTGA